The following proteins come from a genomic window of Campylobacter coli 76339:
- a CDS encoding UDP-N-acetylmuramate--alanine ligase: MQNIHFIGIGGIGISALARFLKEKGFNISGSDLKESKITKELEKEGVEVKIPHHKDNILGKDLVIYSAAIKEENPEFKYAKELNIKCLSRKEALPLILEDKRVFAVAGAHGKSTTSSILASLIEDASVIIGAILKEFGSNMIYKESENLIFEADESDSSFLNSNPFLAIVTNAEAEHLDHYGNEVCRLHKAYDDFLDLAKIRVINAEDEYLKEYKQEAIRLYPSKDIKNITMYIENFKPFTSFELKNFGRFGVFGMGEHIAIDAALAILAALNYENIENIRKNLKKYQGIKKRFDILHADESLALIDDYGHHPTEIKATLNAAKEYAKLAGYKKIVAIFEPHRYTRLATNLNEFAKAFEGVDELVILPVYSAGEEKIELDLKAVFPKALFVEDIKREGKFLVASKGQVFDEGLIIGFGAGDISNKLRQQNE, translated from the coding sequence ATGCAAAATATCCATTTTATCGGTATAGGTGGCATAGGAATTTCCGCTTTAGCAAGATTTTTAAAAGAAAAAGGTTTTAATATAAGCGGAAGCGATCTTAAAGAAAGTAAAATTACCAAAGAACTTGAAAAAGAAGGTGTGGAGGTAAAAATTCCACATCATAAGGACAATATTTTAGGTAAGGATTTGGTGATTTATTCTGCTGCCATCAAAGAAGAAAATCCTGAATTTAAATATGCCAAAGAATTAAATATCAAATGTCTTTCGCGAAAAGAAGCTTTACCGCTGATTTTAGAAGATAAGCGCGTTTTTGCAGTAGCGGGTGCGCATGGAAAAAGCACTACTTCAAGCATTTTAGCTTCCTTGATAGAGGATGCTTCTGTGATTATCGGGGCGATTTTGAAAGAATTTGGCTCAAATATGATCTATAAAGAAAGTGAAAATTTGATTTTTGAAGCGGATGAAAGTGACAGCTCTTTTTTAAATTCAAATCCTTTTTTGGCTATTGTTACCAATGCAGAAGCAGAGCATTTGGATCATTATGGTAATGAAGTTTGCAGACTTCACAAGGCTTATGATGATTTTTTAGATTTGGCTAAAATTCGCGTGATTAACGCAGAAGACGAGTATTTAAAGGAGTATAAACAAGAGGCTATTAGGCTTTACCCAAGTAAAGACATTAAAAATATCACTATGTATATAGAAAATTTCAAACCTTTTACGAGTTTTGAGTTAAAAAATTTTGGAAGATTTGGTGTTTTTGGTATGGGAGAGCATATTGCTATTGATGCAGCTTTAGCGATTTTAGCGGCATTAAATTATGAAAATATAGAAAATATCCGCAAGAATTTAAAAAAATACCAAGGCATTAAAAAACGCTTTGATATCTTACATGCTGATGAAAGCTTAGCGTTAATCGATGATTATGGACATCACCCAACCGAGATAAAAGCCACTTTAAATGCTGCTAAGGAATACGCAAAACTAGCAGGATATAAAAAGATCGTAGCTATTTTTGAGCCTCATCGTTATACGCGTTTAGCTACAAATTTAAATGAATTTGCCAAAGCCTTTGAAGGAGTTGATGAGCTTGTGATTTTACCTGTATATAGCGCAGGAGAAGAAAAAATAGAACTTGATTTAAAAGCAGTTTTTCCTAAGGCTTTATTTGTAGAAGATATCAAAAGAGAGGGAAAATTTTTAGTCGCTTCTAAGGGGCAAGTTTTTGATGAAGGTTTGATTATAGGTTTTGGTGCGGGAGATATCAGCAACAAATTAAGGCAACAAAATGAGTAA
- a CDS encoding membrane protein: MSKVLLYVLIILILALIAFSLRKKLGKHAKTLFGILLVVFIFLAVLFEVRNSQKSHLRNDIIVAFNQNKNILCKDMNISKAYFNYEFGTGSFISKDNNQSFNSLIIDIKDCRLSDE, translated from the coding sequence ATGAGTAAAGTTTTACTTTATGTCTTAATAATCCTCATTTTGGCACTTATCGCATTTTCCTTGCGTAAAAAATTAGGCAAGCATGCGAAAACTTTGTTTGGTATTTTGCTTGTAGTTTTTATCTTTTTGGCTGTCTTGTTTGAAGTAAGAAATTCACAAAAAAGCCATTTGAGAAATGATATCATCGTTGCTTTTAATCAAAACAAAAATATTTTATGTAAAGATATGAATATCTCTAAAGCTTATTTTAATTACGAATTTGGAACAGGAAGCTTTATATCAAAGGATAATAATCAAAGCTTTAATTCGTTGATTATTGATATTAAAGATTGTAGGTTAAGCGATGAATGA
- a CDS encoding Recombination inhibitory protein MutS2 translates to MNEIKEELLLKLDLNTYLHEFKSCFARDKEIFLQGDSHLHFKRINELCETEFPNLPELSNLDKALVHLSKQGVLHLDEIFEFVKIFRYFEKIKKLNLGSNLNSWLEKIEFVNGILDLCEKFDEKGELKESLDERLININTALRLKNEAVVAEFKKYCYTKSLMPYLIDTQVHLINSLEALLVRGGFNHAIKAKIIGRSSGGGFYIVPLSVENLQNDIEKIKNQKEEIYYEYAKNFSTFLAKNLAFLKFINNAFDLFDHYSARVLLAKRKDYEFVLCDNSNKIILKDFAHPALKNPKSVSLDFSKQVLIITGVNAGGKSMLLKSLLSAAFLAKHLLPMQIKSSQSKIGSFKEFDAIIEDPQNVKNDISTFAGRMLHFSKLFSKKSLLLGIDEIELGTDFEEAACLYSVLISRLIDSGLKIIITTHHKRLAMLLAKNEQVELIAALYDEELSRPKYEFLKGTIGKSYAFETALRYQIPSNLVSEAKKLYGEDKENLEELVGKNINLELELKTKLESVEKKEQKVDEILLSLKDQKEKNEQEFRDNLRNLEFKFHKAIEEAKKTIHLKDTKEKQRSLNKANELKKEIILPSMEQNEELRVGDFVKYEKIKGKIVAISKNDAMVESDGIKLRVPLKLLKKSGAIQQKVAKTSISVTKPSNLSVSLDLHGLRSDEAIARLDKFISDALIAGFDEVLIYHGIGTGKLAFAVREFLKTHKSVKSFQDAPINQGGFGAKVVRL, encoded by the coding sequence ATGAATGAGATTAAAGAAGAATTACTTTTAAAGCTTGATTTAAATACTTATTTGCATGAATTTAAGTCTTGTTTTGCAAGAGATAAAGAAATTTTCTTACAGGGGGATTCTCACCTTCATTTTAAGCGTATCAATGAGCTTTGCGAGACTGAATTTCCAAATTTGCCTGAGCTTTCAAATTTGGATAAAGCTTTGGTACATTTAAGTAAACAAGGGGTTTTGCATTTAGATGAGATTTTTGAATTTGTAAAAATTTTTCGCTATTTTGAAAAGATCAAAAAACTTAATTTAGGCAGCAATTTAAATTCATGGCTTGAAAAGATCGAATTTGTCAATGGAATTTTAGATCTTTGTGAAAAATTTGATGAAAAGGGTGAGTTAAAAGAAAGCTTAGATGAAAGATTGATAAATATCAATACAGCTCTAAGACTTAAAAATGAAGCAGTTGTAGCCGAATTTAAAAAATATTGCTACACAAAGTCTTTAATGCCTTATCTAATCGATACTCAAGTACACCTTATAAACAGTCTTGAAGCCTTGCTTGTAAGAGGGGGATTTAACCACGCTATAAAAGCTAAAATCATAGGCAGAAGTAGCGGGGGAGGATTTTACATCGTTCCGCTTAGTGTTGAAAATTTGCAAAATGACATAGAAAAAATCAAAAATCAAAAAGAAGAGATCTACTATGAATATGCCAAAAATTTCTCTACATTTTTAGCAAAAAATTTAGCTTTTTTAAAATTTATCAACAATGCTTTTGATCTTTTCGATCATTATAGTGCTAGGGTTTTGTTAGCTAAGAGAAAAGACTATGAATTCGTTTTATGTGATAATAGCAATAAAATCATACTTAAAGATTTTGCCCATCCTGCTTTAAAAAATCCTAAAAGCGTGAGTTTGGATTTTAGTAAGCAAGTTTTGATCATCACGGGTGTTAATGCGGGCGGAAAATCCATGCTTTTAAAGTCTTTATTGAGTGCGGCATTTTTAGCCAAACATCTTTTGCCTATGCAGATAAAATCTAGCCAAAGTAAAATAGGCTCTTTTAAGGAATTTGATGCCATTATAGAAGATCCGCAAAATGTTAAAAATGATATTTCAACCTTTGCAGGAAGAATGCTTCATTTTTCTAAGCTTTTTTCTAAAAAAAGCTTGCTTTTAGGTATTGATGAGATAGAACTTGGGACAGATTTTGAAGAGGCGGCTTGTTTGTATAGTGTGCTTATTTCAAGATTGATAGATAGTGGGCTTAAGATCATTATCACCACGCACCATAAACGCCTTGCCATGCTTTTAGCAAAAAATGAGCAAGTTGAACTTATCGCTGCCTTGTATGATGAGGAGCTTTCGCGCCCAAAATACGAGTTTTTAAAAGGCACCATAGGAAAATCTTATGCTTTTGAAACAGCTTTGCGTTACCAAATTCCTTCAAATTTAGTCAGCGAAGCTAAAAAACTTTATGGAGAGGATAAAGAAAACTTAGAAGAGCTTGTGGGAAAAAATATCAATTTAGAATTAGAACTTAAAACCAAGCTTGAAAGCGTAGAAAAAAAAGAGCAAAAAGTGGATGAAATTTTACTTTCTTTAAAAGATCAAAAAGAAAAAAATGAGCAAGAATTTCGTGATAATCTAAGAAATTTAGAATTTAAATTCCATAAGGCCATAGAAGAGGCTAAAAAAACCATTCATCTTAAAGATACAAAAGAAAAACAAAGAAGCTTAAATAAAGCCAATGAGCTTAAAAAAGAAATCATTCTACCGAGTATGGAACAAAATGAAGAATTACGCGTGGGTGATTTTGTAAAATATGAAAAAATCAAAGGAAAAATCGTAGCCATTTCTAAAAATGATGCCATGGTTGAAAGCGATGGGATTAAACTTCGCGTGCCTTTAAAGCTTCTTAAAAAAAGCGGAGCGATACAGCAAAAAGTGGCAAAAACAAGTATCAGTGTAACAAAGCCTAGTAATCTAAGCGTGAGTTTGGATTTGCATGGACTTAGGAGTGATGAGGCTATTGCTAGACTTGATAAATTTATTTCAGATGCTTTGATAGCGGGATTTGACGAGGTTTTAATCTATCATGGCATAGGCACAGGAAAGCTTGCTTTTGCAGTAAGGGAATTTTTAAAAACACATAAGAGTGTAAAAAGTTTTCAAGATGCACCTATTAATCAAGGCGGCTTTGGTGCTAAAGTGGTGAGATTGTAA
- a CDS encoding NAD-dependent protein deacetylase of SIR2 family, whose protein sequence is MKNIMILSGAGLSAPSGLKTFRDNDGLWEEYDVMEVCSATGFRKNPKKVLDFYDARRVQLQSVKPNYAHEKIAQLKEKWGKNLFILTQNVDDLLERAGCREVVHLHGFLPELRCLSCDEIFNIGYEKIANKQCPKCKSQNLRHNIVMFEEQAPAYATLYSLLHQTSLFISIGTSGAVLPVGQYASMCEKSILNIYEKDVNLEQYFDKIYTEDIISAIDKIALDIENFMKDGNV, encoded by the coding sequence ATGAAAAACATTATGATACTAAGTGGAGCGGGTTTGTCTGCTCCAAGTGGGCTTAAAACTTTTAGAGATAACGATGGGCTTTGGGAAGAATACGATGTAATGGAGGTTTGCTCTGCTACAGGCTTTAGAAAAAATCCTAAAAAAGTGCTTGATTTTTATGACGCAAGAAGAGTCCAACTTCAAAGTGTAAAGCCAAATTATGCCCATGAAAAAATCGCACAATTAAAAGAAAAATGGGGTAAAAATCTTTTCATCCTTACGCAAAATGTTGATGATTTATTAGAGCGTGCAGGCTGCAGGGAAGTGGTGCATTTACATGGTTTTTTACCTGAGCTTCGCTGTTTATCCTGTGATGAAATTTTTAATATAGGCTATGAAAAAATCGCTAATAAACAATGCCCAAAATGTAAAAGCCAAAATTTAAGACACAATATAGTCATGTTTGAAGAGCAGGCTCCTGCTTATGCTACGCTTTATTCTTTGCTTCATCAAACTTCATTATTTATTAGCATAGGCACAAGCGGGGCGGTTTTACCTGTGGGGCAGTATGCTTCAATGTGTGAAAAAAGTATTTTAAATATTTATGAAAAAGATGTGAATTTGGAGCAATATTTTGATAAAATCTACACCGAAGATATAATCAGCGCTATAGATAAAATCGCACTGGATATTGAAAATTTTATGAAAGATGGCAATGTTTGA
- a CDS encoding membrane protein, whose translation MFDSFLNGLFLGFGVSVPFGPINILILTYALKAFKNSIAVGLGAFSVDLLYLLLLQFGLLNFLDNVIFMRALAIFGFCFLSYMAYLMLKKKNEDLHLDQHKDFKESLLKSYIKGIILNGSNPYVIGFWLSATGIVLNNQHAYSTILGLVVAILFWIGTLAFVVAKYSYLFSAKVIRIINIVSALIIEYFALSLLYKTFIG comes from the coding sequence ATGTTTGATTCTTTTTTAAATGGTTTATTTTTGGGTTTTGGGGTAAGTGTTCCTTTTGGGCCTATAAATATTTTGATTTTAACCTATGCTTTAAAGGCTTTTAAAAATTCAATAGCGGTGGGTTTGGGTGCATTTAGTGTGGATTTGCTCTATTTGCTTTTGTTGCAATTTGGACTTTTAAATTTCTTGGATAATGTGATTTTTATGCGTGCTTTGGCTATTTTTGGTTTTTGTTTTTTAAGCTATATGGCTTATTTGATGTTAAAAAAGAAAAATGAAGATTTGCATTTAGATCAGCATAAAGATTTTAAAGAAAGTCTTTTGAAAAGCTATATTAAGGGTATCATTTTAAATGGCTCTAATCCTTATGTGATAGGGTTTTGGCTCAGTGCTACAGGTATAGTTTTAAACAATCAACACGCTTATTCTACGATACTAGGACTTGTCGTTGCTATTCTTTTTTGGATAGGAACCTTAGCCTTTGTTGTCGCAAAATACAGCTATCTTTTTAGTGCAAAGGTGATTCGCATCATTAATATAGTTTCAGCTTTGATTATAGAGTATTTCGCTCTAAGTTTATTATATAAAACTTTTATAGGATAA
- a CDS encoding N-succinyl-L,L-diaminopimelate desuccinylase: MNAKELLIELLKFKSITPEDDGALNFIALELSDFEAFFIEKEGIKNLLLTKKFNDEGEHLAFGGHVDVVPAGEGWKNDPFEPLEEEGFIYARGTQDMKSGVAAFIDAVKDVNFKGGRLSLVLTSDEEGEAKYGTKAVLEWMKEKNMLPDYAVVAEPTCVKKMGDSIKIGRRGSINGKLLIRGKQGHAAYPEKCINPVHDFAPVLKLLAGFDLDPGSAEFSPSKIVITDIRGGMQVSNVTPNDLRLMFNVRNSPDTNLEDVRAYVEKICHGLNYELELTQSSEPFLTSIDNKIVQKMNESVQKITHEVPELNTKGGTSDARYFAKYGVKVVEFGVCNDRIHAIDERVSVEEFEKLCLVFRDLVENF, translated from the coding sequence ATGAATGCAAAAGAATTATTGATCGAACTTTTAAAATTTAAATCCATTACGCCTGAAGATGATGGCGCTTTAAATTTCATCGCCTTAGAACTCAGTGATTTTGAGGCTTTTTTTATAGAAAAAGAAGGGATTAAAAATCTCTTGCTTACTAAGAAATTTAACGATGAGGGCGAGCATTTGGCTTTTGGAGGACATGTGGATGTCGTTCCTGCGGGCGAGGGTTGGAAAAATGATCCTTTTGAGCCTTTAGAAGAAGAAGGTTTTATCTATGCAAGGGGTACACAGGACATGAAAAGCGGTGTGGCTGCTTTTATCGATGCTGTAAAAGATGTTAATTTTAAAGGAGGAAGATTAAGTCTTGTTTTAACAAGTGATGAAGAAGGCGAGGCAAAATACGGAACAAAAGCTGTTTTAGAATGGATGAAAGAAAAAAATATGCTCCCTGATTATGCTGTGGTTGCTGAACCTACTTGTGTAAAAAAAATGGGCGATAGTATCAAAATAGGGCGTCGTGGTTCTATCAATGGCAAGCTTTTGATACGTGGAAAACAAGGTCATGCAGCTTATCCTGAAAAATGTATCAATCCTGTGCATGATTTCGCACCGGTTTTAAAACTTTTAGCGGGTTTTGATCTTGATCCAGGTAGTGCTGAATTTAGCCCTTCAAAAATCGTTATAACCGATATTCGTGGGGGTATGCAAGTAAGCAATGTCACTCCAAATGATTTAAGACTTATGTTTAATGTTCGCAATTCTCCTGATACAAATTTAGAAGATGTAAGAGCTTATGTGGAAAAAATTTGCCACGGTTTAAATTATGAGCTAGAATTAACGCAATCAAGCGAACCTTTTTTAACAAGCATTGATAATAAAATCGTGCAAAAAATGAATGAAAGTGTGCAAAAAATCACTCATGAGGTACCAGAGCTTAACACCAAAGGCGGTACAAGTGATGCAAGGTATTTTGCAAAATACGGTGTAAAGGTGGTTGAATTTGGCGTTTGCAACGATAGAATTCACGCTATTGATGAGAGAGTAAGTGTGGAAGAATTTGAAAAACTTTGTCTTGTTTTTAGAGATTTGGTGGAGAATTTTTAA
- a CDS encoding Sulfur carrier protein ThiS gives MIINGEKFELKELKFMDFIKEKGFKIELIALELNGEIIPKSEFENLILKEDDKAEIVSFVGGG, from the coding sequence ATGATTATCAACGGAGAAAAATTTGAGCTTAAAGAGCTTAAATTTATGGATTTTATCAAAGAAAAGGGTTTTAAAATCGAACTTATCGCCTTAGAATTAAATGGAGAGATTATACCTAAAAGTGAATTTGAAAATTTGATTTTAAAAGAAGACGATAAAGCGGAAATCGTGAGTTTTGTAGGGGGTGGCTGA
- a CDS encoding Sulfur carrier protein adenylyltransferase ThiF, with product MRIKFNGKELDTEFSTSLDFFKSVSKNENDVWIVNGFATKENIKIHENDELFCIERNTLPPKDALDAMMRARHTPKLHDKLKNGRVAVCGLGGLGSHIAINLARSGVGYLKLIDFDVVEPSNLNRQAYRVSDLGKFKTEALKEQISEINPYIKTEICTLKIDEENLPDLFKDMDIVCEAFDGALAKAMIAQNFHRFYKDTTLICASGLAGYGDSNSIQTRKIAKNFYVCGDLVNGAKVGNGLMAPRVNICAGHQSNLVLELLADKE from the coding sequence ATGAGAATTAAATTCAATGGTAAAGAACTAGATACAGAATTTAGCACTAGTTTGGATTTTTTCAAAAGTGTAAGCAAAAATGAAAATGATGTGTGGATTGTCAATGGTTTTGCAACGAAAGAAAATATAAAAATTCACGAAAATGATGAGCTTTTTTGCATAGAAAGAAATACCTTGCCCCCAAAGGATGCTTTAGATGCGATGATGAGGGCAAGACACACTCCAAAACTTCACGATAAGCTTAAAAATGGGCGCGTGGCGGTTTGTGGTTTGGGTGGGCTTGGCTCACATATAGCGATAAATTTAGCAAGAAGCGGTGTGGGGTATTTAAAGCTGATTGATTTTGATGTGGTTGAGCCTAGCAATCTCAATCGCCAAGCTTACCGCGTAAGTGATTTGGGAAAATTTAAAACCGAGGCTTTAAAAGAGCAAATCAGTGAAATAAATCCTTATATCAAAACTGAAATTTGTACTTTAAAAATCGATGAAGAGAATTTGCCCGATTTGTTTAAAGATATGGATATAGTTTGCGAGGCTTTTGATGGCGCGCTTGCAAAGGCTATGATAGCGCAAAATTTTCATAGATTTTATAAAGATACTACTTTAATCTGTGCTTCAGGGCTTGCAGGATATGGCGATAGCAATAGCATACAAACAAGAAAAATCGCTAAAAATTTCTATGTATGCGGGGATTTGGTAAATGGTGCTAAAGTGGGAAATGGACTTATGGCACCGCGTGTAAATATTTGCGCTGGACATCAAAGCAATCTTGTCTTAGAGCTTTTAGCAGATAAGGAGTAA
- a CDS encoding Thiazole biosynthesis protein ThiG, whose protein sequence is MQENLKNDSLKIGKYEFKSRFILGSGKYSLELIKSAIEEAKAEIITLALRRANTGEIANILDYIPKNITLLPNTSGARNADEALRIARLSRELGCGELIKIEVIGDSKYLLPDNYETIKACELLAKEGFTPLPYMHADLYAARAMRDAGAAAIMPLAAPIGSNKGLCAKEFIQILLNEIDLPIIVDAGIGTPAQACEAMQMGVSAVMANTAIAEAKDIALMAKAFSLAIQAGRAGYLAGLASVSEAKASSPLTGFLRD, encoded by the coding sequence ATGCAAGAAAATTTAAAAAATGATAGCTTAAAAATAGGAAAATATGAATTTAAATCAAGATTTATTTTAGGATCAGGAAAGTATTCTTTAGAGCTTATAAAATCAGCCATAGAAGAAGCCAAAGCAGAAATCATCACACTGGCTTTGCGCCGTGCAAATACGGGTGAGATTGCTAATATACTTGATTATATCCCTAAAAATATAACCCTCTTGCCTAATACTTCAGGAGCTAGAAATGCTGATGAAGCTTTGCGCATCGCAAGACTTTCTAGAGAGCTTGGCTGTGGAGAGCTTATAAAGATAGAGGTTATAGGCGATAGTAAGTATTTGCTGCCTGATAATTATGAAACCATTAAGGCTTGTGAACTTTTAGCAAAAGAAGGCTTTACCCCTTTGCCTTATATGCATGCTGATCTTTATGCAGCTAGAGCTATGCGCGATGCAGGGGCTGCAGCTATCATGCCTTTAGCAGCACCTATTGGGAGTAATAAAGGCTTGTGTGCTAAGGAATTTATACAAATTTTACTTAATGAGATCGATTTGCCTATCATTGTAGATGCAGGTATTGGAACTCCTGCGCAAGCGTGCGAGGCTATGCAAATGGGAGTAAGTGCAGTGATGGCAAATACAGCTATAGCTGAAGCAAAGGATATTGCTTTGATGGCAAAAGCATTTTCTTTGGCTATACAGGCTGGAAGAGCGGGTTATCTAGCAGGTTTAGCAAGCGTGAGCGAAGCTAAGGCTAGTTCTCCATTAACAGGCTTTTTAAGGGATTGA
- a CDS encoding Thiazole biosynthesis protein ThiH: MQDYMQYLPHMQEIKSDILSKVLDEIQNYDETKYSAKEVQEALNATHLSIENLKALLSSAAEDFIEELAFKSAKTKQKYFGNSISLFTPLYLSNYCNSKCVYCGFQKGNKIARAKLSEDEIHEEMQAIAKTGLQEILMLTGEGREFASVEYIAKACKIARQYFKVVGVEIYPMNEDEYKILHKNGCDYVTIFQETYNPLKYSKIHLGGEKRIFPYRFNGQERALRAGMRGVAFAALLGIDDFRKDALATALHAYFLQKAYPHAEISISVPRLRPIINNAKIHPKDVSEKRLLQVLCAYRLFLPFAGITISSRERVGFRDEVVKLGATKMSAGVSVGIGEHKGEKKGDGQFEISDDRGVDEILAMLKNSNLQAVMSDSIYVG; the protein is encoded by the coding sequence ATGCAAGATTATATGCAGTATTTACCCCATATGCAAGAGATAAAAAGCGATATTTTATCTAAGGTTTTAGATGAAATTCAAAATTATGATGAAACAAAATACAGTGCTAAAGAAGTGCAAGAGGCTTTAAATGCTACACATTTGAGCATTGAGAATTTAAAAGCTTTGCTTTCAAGTGCGGCTGAAGATTTTATAGAAGAATTAGCTTTTAAGTCGGCTAAAACCAAGCAAAAATATTTTGGAAATTCTATCTCGCTTTTTACTCCACTTTATTTGTCAAATTATTGTAATTCTAAATGTGTTTATTGTGGTTTTCAAAAAGGAAATAAAATCGCAAGAGCCAAGCTGAGTGAAGATGAAATTCATGAAGAAATGCAAGCTATTGCTAAAACAGGTTTGCAAGAAATTCTAATGTTAACAGGCGAAGGAAGAGAGTTTGCAAGCGTAGAATACATCGCAAAAGCTTGCAAGATAGCTAGGCAGTATTTTAAGGTTGTAGGTGTTGAAATTTATCCTATGAATGAGGATGAGTATAAAATTTTGCATAAAAATGGCTGTGATTATGTAACCATTTTTCAAGAAACTTACAATCCTTTAAAGTATTCTAAAATTCATTTAGGGGGTGAAAAGCGTATTTTTCCTTATCGTTTTAATGGGCAAGAAAGAGCCTTAAGAGCGGGTATGCGAGGAGTAGCTTTTGCAGCACTTTTGGGGATTGATGATTTTAGAAAAGATGCACTTGCAACAGCTCTTCATGCGTATTTTTTACAAAAGGCTTATCCACATGCTGAAATTTCTATTTCAGTACCTCGTTTAAGACCTATTATCAATAATGCTAAAATTCACCCCAAAGATGTAAGCGAAAAACGTCTTTTGCAAGTGCTTTGTGCTTATAGACTTTTTTTGCCTTTTGCAGGTATTACTATATCAAGTCGTGAAAGAGTAGGCTTTAGAGATGAGGTTGTAAAACTTGGAGCGACAAAAATGAGCGCAGGAGTAAGCGTGGGTATAGGAGAGCATAAGGGCGAGAAAAAAGGTGATGGGCAATTTGAAATTTCAGATGATCGAGGCGTGGATGAAATTTTAGCTATGCTTAAAAACTCAAATTTGCAAGCTGTGATGAGCGATAGTATTTATGTGGGATAA